In Mycolicibacterium gadium, the genomic window TGCGTATCGCCGGAACGGACATCGAGGCATGTAGCGCGAACAGGCCACCGTCAGCGGCGCCGAAGACATTCTCCGCGCCGGTGGCGGCGATGATGGCTGCGAGGTCTTCGTCCTCACGTTCGATGCAGTAGTGCGGACCGTACGGTCCGCTCATCCCGCGGCCGCGCCGGTCGGGCAGGTAGACGGTGAACTCTTCAGCAAGAGCGCCTGCCAGTTTCATGTAGTGCTGAGAGCCCAGCGCTCCGCCATGCTGCAGCACTATGCCGGGGCCGTGACCGAGCTGACGAAAGCCCAACTTCGTGCCGTCTTTCGATGCCACAAAGTGTTTCTCGTACGCACCCGGCATTGCGCAACCTCCCGCTCCCCTGGGACGATTCGAGGCGATATGTAGCGCCGGTACTGCGATAATCCTATTACCGACAGCGGGGGTGGCTGATGGTGATTCAGCAGCGGGTGGAGGTTTCAGAACCCGTCCGCCGGGAGCCGGCTCAACTCTGGCACCCGGGCGAGGGCGAGACGGTCGAGAGACCGGAGGGTCTGGCCGCGCCGCCGCCGTTGACCCCGCCGTCGGAGGCGGATCGTTATGTGACCGTTGACGAGCGGGTCGGGAACACCATCGGGGTCGTCTTCGCTGCATGGCCTGTTGTCGACGAGTTCGGGCTCCGGTTTCCGGACCAGCCCGAAGCCGCCTGGTTCGACGCCGATGATCTCCAGGCTGTCGTCGACAGGCTCCGCTCCCAGGCCGGAGATATGCTGCGGCCCTTACGGATCGGCGACACATTCTGGGTGCACGGTTTCTCTGCGGAGTCGCCGAGCGACTGGGAAGCTCTGCGAGACATCACCTCGCAGGCGCGGACGATGGCCAAGGTCGCCGTCGCCGTGGCAGCGCTGGGCGAGGTCCGGCCGCCGGTGGATGACATGACCCTCGCCGCCGACGACGAATATTCGGGTGTGACAGAACAGGTCGCCCAAATGCCAGGGGGGCCGGCGACGGCCCGTCCGACGATCTGAGCGGGCCTCGATGAAACCGCTGCCGCTGGAGGACCACCGACTGACCGCGGCCGACTTCGTCGATGCGGTCCGAGACAATGACCTCGTCTACTTCTGCCTGAGCGTCGGAGATGCCGACGCTCAAGTGATTGTGTTGCCCCTGGGACCCGACGGCATCCGCCGGGTGATCGTCGTCGATGCCGGTGTCACCGACAAGGTCATCGATCTTCTCGACACGCTGGAACAGGTGGGCCTCATTTCATTCGCCAACCCGGCGGACGCCACCATCGCGCTCGTGGTCGCGACCCATCCACACCACGATCACATCGCAGGTATGGCCCAACTCTTTCAGGCCCGCGGTGAGCACGTAGCCGAGGTGTGGGAGCCCGGGTTCTTCCACACCGCCGCGTCCTACCAGAACATGCTTCGAGAGATCGGTACCCGCACGAACATCGTTTACACCCAGCCGACCAGCGGAATGCATCGTTTCTTCGGCCAGGTCGCGGTGACAGTGCTGAGCCCCTCGATTCACCTGCGAAACCGTTTCGACACTTACGGAGTCGAGATCAACGACTCCTCGATCTCGTTGCGGATCGAGCATCCCGCCCGCGCGCTGGCCGACCTCGCCTCGCTCGGCGGACAGTCCAACTGGGCGGCCAACCCGGCCTCGGCGACGCTGATCCTCGGCGGCGACGCCCAGACGTTGTCCTGGTCGTTCGTGGCGACCGACTTCCCGTTCCTGGCGGCATCGGGCAGCGCGCAGGCCAGGGCGATCGCGGCCGCGACGGGGAACCGAGACCTGCTGTCGGCCGACGTTTTCAAAGTTTCGCACCATGCGTCGAAGCACGGCGTCAACTTGGAACTCGTCGAACGCATCCATCCTGCGATCACCCTGGTGTCGTCGACTGCCAGCGGCACGAAATACGGCTTCCCCCACACCGTGTCTCAGGAAGCCATTCGGGAGGCACTCGATCCCGTCGCGAGCAAGCTGAACCCTGCCACCGGGCTGCCCAAAGATCACAAATCCGACGCCGAGTTGCGCATTTTCTACACCAGCGATACCACCACCGCACCGGACAGTCCCGACGCCGGATCCTTCGGCCTGCTACTGCGGGGACGGCGTCGGGAGTTGTGGCGCTTCGGCGACCGTCCGACCCAATCGGTCGACTTCAGCCGCGCCAAACTGTGGACCTAGATTTTCGACCCCGCTCGGCTGCTAGATAACGATTTGAAACCTGTTGCGTTGCAACATGAGACACGACAGCAAACATTTTGGTCCGCGACATTATGGTCGTCTGGTGCACCGGCGAACTGCTCTCAAGCTCCCGTTGTACCTGGCAGCGGCCGCGGCGCTGACCAAGATTCCCGTCGCCTCCGCTGCGGCGAGTCGATGGTCAGCAGATCGCGCGAACGCCTGGTACGCGCAGCAAGGCTGGTTGCTTGGCGCGAACTATGTCACGTCGACCGCCGTCAACCAGCTGGAGATGTTCCAGGCGGGCACCTACGACGCGCGCCGCATCGCGGGCGAGTTGAGCGTGGCCCGGCGCATCGGGATGAACACCATGCGGGTGTTCCTGCACGACCAGTTGTGGGCGACCGATCGGGCCGGGTTCAGCAGCCGGCTTTCCGAATTCGTGGCCATCGCAGCGAGGCACCAGATCAAGCCGCTCTTCGTTTTGTTCGACTCGTGCTGGGATCCCTTACCGAAGGCGGGCCGTCAACGCGCACCCATCAAGGGGGTGCACAACTCCGGATGGGTTCAGAGCCCGGGCGCCCATCGTCTTCGGGACCCGGCCTACACCCGCGTGCTGCAAAGCTATGTCACCGGCGTCGTGGGCATGTTCGCGAACGATCCTCGCGTGCTCGGCTGGGACGTCTGGAACGAGCCGGACAACCCGTCGAAGGACTACAGCGAGGTCGAGCACCAGGACAAGATGGAACTGGTCGCCGCCTTCCTCCCGCATGTCTTCCAATGGGTGCGCGCCGTCAACCCGATTCAGCCATTGACCAGTGGCGTGTGGCAGGGCCACTGGAAGGATCCGGGAAGCCGCAGCAAGATAGCCGGCCTGCAGCTCGAGCACTCCGACATCATCAGTTTCCACAGCTACGCCGAACCCGCTGAATTCGACGCCCGCATCGACGAACTCACCCCGCTGGGGCGCCCGATCATCTGCACCGAGTACCTGGCGCGGAACTTGGGGAGCACGGTCGAAGGAATTCTTCCGATCGCCAAGCGGCGCAACGTCGGCGCCTATAACTGGGGGTTCGTCGCCGGACGCACGCAGACCTATCTGCCCTGGGATTCGTGGCAGCAGCCGTACACCGAGCTCCCTGACACGTGGTTCAGCGATCTGATCCACCCCGATGGACGAGCCCACAATGACGACGAGATTCGCGTCATCCAGAAGCTCGCAGGGGTTGGTCGAATTGCGACGGGCGCACCCGCCGTTCGTTAGGGGGCGCGTCTTCGCGGTGCGGCGGAACGGGGTGGCCGTTCACGCATGTGATCGCGCACGCGA contains:
- a CDS encoding ComEC/Rec2 family competence protein; this translates as MKPLPLEDHRLTAADFVDAVRDNDLVYFCLSVGDADAQVIVLPLGPDGIRRVIVVDAGVTDKVIDLLDTLEQVGLISFANPADATIALVVATHPHHDHIAGMAQLFQARGEHVAEVWEPGFFHTAASYQNMLREIGTRTNIVYTQPTSGMHRFFGQVAVTVLSPSIHLRNRFDTYGVEINDSSISLRIEHPARALADLASLGGQSNWAANPASATLILGGDAQTLSWSFVATDFPFLAASGSAQARAIAAATGNRDLLSADVFKVSHHASKHGVNLELVERIHPAITLVSSTASGTKYGFPHTVSQEAIREALDPVASKLNPATGLPKDHKSDAELRIFYTSDTTTAPDSPDAGSFGLLLRGRRRELWRFGDRPTQSVDFSRAKLWT
- a CDS encoding glycoside hydrolase 5 family protein, whose amino-acid sequence is MHRRTALKLPLYLAAAAALTKIPVASAAASRWSADRANAWYAQQGWLLGANYVTSTAVNQLEMFQAGTYDARRIAGELSVARRIGMNTMRVFLHDQLWATDRAGFSSRLSEFVAIAARHQIKPLFVLFDSCWDPLPKAGRQRAPIKGVHNSGWVQSPGAHRLRDPAYTRVLQSYVTGVVGMFANDPRVLGWDVWNEPDNPSKDYSEVEHQDKMELVAAFLPHVFQWVRAVNPIQPLTSGVWQGHWKDPGSRSKIAGLQLEHSDIISFHSYAEPAEFDARIDELTPLGRPIICTEYLARNLGSTVEGILPIAKRRNVGAYNWGFVAGRTQTYLPWDSWQQPYTELPDTWFSDLIHPDGRAHNDDEIRVIQKLAGVGRIATGAPAVR